Proteins encoded together in one uncultured Desulfosarcina sp. window:
- a CDS encoding TRAP transporter fused permease subunit: protein MLAINQLFHLHIFGFNPINTAYYYCVIACFLSTCFLIYPAREKDKERLPWYDWALFAITIVVNIYMAVHARESLSKGWEFQAPLVPMICGGILWLLALEGIRRAGGKILFFICTAISLYPIFCGCLPGFMYGSQYSFTQAIAYHSMGVESIIGLPIRVVSDLLIGFMLFGVALVTSGGGKFFMEFALAVMGRQRGGAAKVSVLSSAFMASLSGSVISNIVTTGAITIPAMKKTGYSARYAGAIEACASTGGAIMPPIMGAAGFLVALFLGVPYTDVMVAAFFPATLYYLTLLLQVDNQAAVSGIGGMPKEELPEFWPTLKWGWPFIGSLAMLVYILIVMRIESWAPFFTTIFLIVTAMLRRETRYTFSTLIDLVFEFGKLMANLVGILAGIGLIMGALGGTGVANSFSRELVLLAGNNVFLLLIIGAITSFVMGIGMPITACYVFLAVCLVPALVQLGLNAMACHLFVLYWGCLSFITPPVAIGSIAAASLAESDPMKTAWLSMKLGAAKYIVPFFFVLDPHLILVGSVGSVLLAVATAIIGCILLAASLEGWLLFVGRISFYYRVPVGLSALLLMYPGVLSNLAGAFILAASILLIKIFPATNRVSKANIQSLSEA, encoded by the coding sequence TTGCTCGCAATTAACCAGCTTTTTCATTTGCATATATTTGGATTCAACCCCATCAATACCGCTTACTACTACTGCGTGATTGCCTGTTTTCTGTCCACCTGTTTTTTGATTTACCCGGCCAGGGAAAAAGACAAGGAAAGACTGCCCTGGTACGACTGGGCATTGTTTGCCATCACCATCGTCGTTAATATTTATATGGCCGTTCATGCCCGCGAAAGTCTTTCCAAAGGCTGGGAATTTCAGGCTCCGCTGGTACCAATGATATGCGGCGGTATTTTGTGGCTGCTGGCTCTGGAGGGCATCCGCCGCGCCGGCGGAAAAATCCTTTTTTTCATCTGTACCGCTATTTCCTTATATCCGATCTTCTGTGGTTGCCTGCCGGGCTTCATGTACGGCTCCCAGTACAGCTTTACCCAGGCCATCGCTTATCACTCCATGGGCGTGGAAAGTATCATCGGTTTGCCGATCCGTGTGGTCTCGGACCTGCTCATCGGTTTTATGCTCTTTGGTGTGGCCCTGGTCACATCCGGCGGCGGCAAGTTTTTCATGGAATTCGCCTTGGCCGTCATGGGGCGGCAACGGGGTGGAGCTGCAAAAGTCTCGGTGCTTTCCAGCGCATTCATGGCCAGTTTGAGTGGCAGTGTAATCTCCAATATCGTTACAACCGGCGCCATTACCATCCCGGCCATGAAAAAAACCGGTTACTCCGCCCGTTACGCCGGCGCCATTGAAGCATGTGCGTCCACCGGTGGAGCGATCATGCCGCCGATTATGGGCGCTGCCGGATTTCTGGTAGCCCTGTTTCTGGGCGTGCCCTATACGGATGTGATGGTCGCGGCATTTTTTCCTGCAACCCTTTACTATCTGACTTTGCTGCTGCAGGTGGACAACCAGGCGGCCGTTTCCGGCATCGGCGGCATGCCCAAGGAAGAGCTTCCCGAGTTCTGGCCGACCCTGAAATGGGGATGGCCGTTTATCGGGTCGCTGGCCATGCTGGTCTACATCCTGATCGTTATGCGCATCGAATCCTGGGCGCCTTTTTTCACAACAATTTTTCTGATTGTGACCGCCATGTTGCGCCGGGAAACGCGCTACACCTTTTCGACATTAATCGATCTGGTGTTCGAATTCGGCAAGCTGATGGCAAATCTGGTGGGGATACTCGCCGGCATCGGCCTGATCATGGGCGCGCTGGGCGGCACCGGTGTCGCGAATTCTTTTTCGCGGGAACTCGTCTTGCTGGCAGGCAACAATGTCTTTTTACTGCTGATCATTGGTGCCATTACCAGTTTCGTGATGGGCATCGGGATGCCCATTACGGCCTGCTACGTTTTTCTGGCCGTCTGCCTGGTTCCGGCACTGGTGCAGTTGGGGCTCAACGCCATGGCATGCCATCTGTTCGTTCTCTACTGGGGATGCCTTTCATTTATCACCCCCCCGGTTGCCATCGGCTCCATTGCCGCGGCATCTCTGGCCGAGTCCGATCCCATGAAAACCGCCTGGCTGTCGATGAAACTCGGGGCCGCGAAATACATTGTCCCCTTCTTTTTTGTTCTCGATCCGCACCTGATTCTGGTTGGCAGTGTCGGCAGCGTCCTGCTGGCAGTTGCAACAGCGATCATCGGATGTATTCTGCTGGCGGCCTCACTGGAAGGCTGGCTGCTTTTCGTCGGCAGGATCAGCTTCTACTATCGGGTGCCGGTAGGGCTGTCGGCCCTGTTGTTGATGTATCCCGGGGTTTTGTCAAACCTGGCCGGCGCCTTTATTCTGGCGGCCAGCATTCTGTTGATCAAAATTTTTCCAGCTACCAACAGGGTATCGAAAGCAAATATTCAGTCTCTGTCGGAAGCCTAA